The following coding sequences lie in one Neptunomonas phycophila genomic window:
- a CDS encoding SPFH domain-containing protein, with product MESLIVAGIFLLVVIVTIFSSVKIVPQGSKFVIQRLGKFSRTLGPGLKIIIPYIDQVAYTVTTKDIVMDIPSQEVITKDNAVIIANAVAYINIVSPEKAVYGVEDYILAIQNLVQTSLRSIVGEMGLDDALSSRDQIKAKLKSAISDDISDWGITLKTVEIQDITPSGTMQAAMEEQAAAERQRRARVTRADGEKSAAILEAEGRLEASKRDAEAQIVLAEASQVSIGKVTGAIQGNELPVMYILGEKYVDALQAMSQSDNAKTVILPADLPAALKGMLGR from the coding sequence GTGGAAAGTTTAATAGTTGCCGGTATATTTTTGTTGGTAGTTATAGTCACTATTTTTTCGAGTGTAAAAATAGTGCCTCAAGGTAGTAAGTTTGTAATACAACGTTTAGGTAAGTTTTCTAGAACATTAGGCCCCGGCCTTAAAATAATTATTCCGTATATTGATCAAGTGGCTTATACCGTCACGACTAAAGATATTGTGATGGATATTCCGTCGCAAGAAGTTATCACCAAAGATAATGCGGTTATTATTGCGAATGCCGTTGCTTACATTAATATTGTTTCCCCTGAAAAAGCGGTATATGGCGTCGAAGATTATATTTTAGCGATACAAAATCTAGTGCAAACGTCGTTACGTTCAATCGTCGGCGAAATGGGACTGGATGATGCGTTATCATCACGAGACCAAATAAAAGCTAAGCTTAAGTCTGCTATCTCGGATGATATTTCAGATTGGGGTATCACGCTAAAAACAGTTGAAATTCAAGATATTACGCCGTCAGGAACGATGCAGGCAGCCATGGAAGAACAGGCGGCGGCAGAGCGTCAAAGACGGGCTCGCGTAACACGTGCTGATGGTGAAAAGTCTGCCGCTATTCTCGAAGCAGAAGGCCGTCTTGAGGCGTCCAAACGTGATGCGGAAGCGCAAATTGTCTTAGCTGAGGCAAGCCAAGTATCGATTGGTAAAGTTACAGGCGCTATTCAAGGTAACGAGTTACCTGTGATGTATATATTAGGTGAAAAATATGTTGATGCATTACAAGCTATGTCGCAGTCAGATAATGCGAAAACGGTGATTTTACCAGCCGATTTACCAGCTGCGCTTAAAGGAATGCTAGGTCGTTAA
- a CDS encoding zinc-binding dehydrogenase yields the protein MLITMGAYVRNDVRPIVPLSDGAGEVVSVGSEVAIFNLLRIQGIYVGSTAMLEQLVKTMEAHQIHSEIDKSFPFSKAIDAYHWMAKAKHFGKIVIESEG from the coding sequence ATGTTAATTACCATGGGTGCTTATGTTAGAAATGACGTTCGCCCTATTGTTCCCCTATCAGACGGAGCAGGTGAGGTGGTCAGTGTCGGTAGTGAAGTGGCTATTTTTAATTTATTAAGGATTCAAGGCATCTATGTTGGTAGTACAGCTATGCTCGAACAACTGGTTAAAACGATGGAAGCACATCAGATTCATTCTGAAATCGATAAGTCTTTTCCTTTTTCTAAAGCGATAGATGCTTATCACTGGATGGCTAAGGCTAAACATTTCGGTAAAATCGTCATAGAAAGTGAAGGGTAA
- a CDS encoding NfeD family protein: MDIVLQPWHWLVLGMVLMAAEIFIPSFTIFWFGLGGFVVSFLLWLSPDLAINWQLFIWAVSSAIFTALWFIILSPRFKDHTKAGMAKEAISGETGQVIKRPTEQSRGVARFTTPLLGDDEWEFICSEPVELGDRIIVSELSGNTLLVEKR; encoded by the coding sequence ATGGATATTGTTTTGCAACCATGGCATTGGCTTGTGTTGGGCATGGTATTAATGGCCGCTGAGATATTTATACCCAGCTTTACCATTTTTTGGTTTGGGCTAGGTGGCTTTGTAGTCTCCTTCTTGCTTTGGCTCTCACCTGATTTAGCAATTAATTGGCAACTCTTCATTTGGGCCGTGTCTTCGGCTATCTTCACTGCGCTTTGGTTTATTATTTTATCGCCGCGTTTCAAAGACCATACAAAAGCCGGGATGGCAAAAGAGGCTATTTCAGGCGAAACAGGGCAGGTCATCAAGCGACCCACAGAACAAAGCCGCGGTGTAGCACGCTTTACTACCCCTTTGCTGGGTGATGATGAGTGGGAATTTATATGTTCAGAGCCAGTTGAACTGGGCGATCGTATAATTGTTAGTGAATTATCTGGTAATACATTACTAGTGGAAAAACGCTAA
- a CDS encoding NlpC/P60 family protein yields the protein MKFVRYSVCCALVIALTGCSVPKRPATVVESYAIGEVEAVAPKKQGFFSKLFAHYADWQGTPYKYGGTTKQGVDCSAFVALTYAELFDVHLPRTTKAQAKIGDEINRWEMEPGDLVLFKTTPRQRHVGIYIGEDQFMHASSRKGVTISKMDNPYWSKRFWKAVRTQLDVSG from the coding sequence ATGAAGTTTGTTCGATATAGTGTGTGTTGTGCGTTAGTTATTGCGCTAACTGGGTGTTCTGTTCCTAAGCGTCCTGCAACGGTAGTAGAATCTTATGCTATTGGTGAAGTTGAGGCCGTAGCACCTAAAAAGCAAGGCTTTTTTAGTAAATTGTTTGCGCACTATGCCGATTGGCAAGGCACTCCGTATAAATACGGTGGAACCACAAAACAGGGAGTGGATTGCTCCGCCTTTGTAGCACTCACGTATGCTGAGCTGTTCGATGTGCATTTACCGCGAACGACTAAAGCGCAAGCGAAAATTGGAGATGAAATAAATCGCTGGGAAATGGAGCCCGGTGACTTAGTCTTATTTAAAACCACACCGCGACAGCGACATGTAGGCATTTATATTGGCGAAGATCAGTTCATGCATGCATCATCACGCAAAGGCGTGACAATTTCTAAAATGGACAATCCTTATTGGTCTAAACGATTTTGGAAAGCCGTGCGAACGCAGTTAGATGTATCAGGTTAA
- a CDS encoding DEAD/DEAH box helicase, which yields MFTEFNLDERLLKALDSLSFTKPTDVQRETIPLALAGKDLLVTAETGSGKTLAFGLPLLQRLQTNKQPNLGARALILAPTRELAIQIQEEIAKFAKFTFINADTVCGGEPFKPQAARLRKNPEILIATPGRLVEHLDRQSISLEDIEVLILDEADRMLEMGFEEDMNRIISACPEERQSLLFSATLGHKSMSSVVSSSLKDPENLMLTSRRAAHINIAQQIIPAIDNSLKDKQLVWLLTHETYEKAIVFVNTKVQADRLSGYLRYNKLKAGVIHGDLTQEQRKHAMNLLKIGKIDILVATDVAARGLDVDGIDLVINYEMARKGDEHTHRVGRTGRAGRQGLAISLISPNEWNLMSSIERYLKTHFEKRTIKGLEGSYLGPKKLKASGKAAGPKKKKTAEKKLSKTKAAPKKRAGKRPSSPSAPIDDGFSPFKKR from the coding sequence GTGTTCACTGAATTCAACCTCGACGAGCGTTTATTAAAAGCGCTGGATTCACTCTCTTTTACTAAGCCAACAGACGTACAGCGAGAAACTATTCCTCTGGCGCTAGCGGGTAAAGATTTACTAGTAACGGCAGAAACAGGCAGCGGTAAAACCTTAGCGTTCGGGTTACCTTTGTTGCAACGCTTGCAGACTAATAAACAACCCAATTTAGGTGCTCGCGCGCTCATACTTGCCCCTACCCGGGAGCTGGCGATACAAATTCAGGAAGAGATCGCTAAATTTGCCAAATTCACTTTTATCAATGCAGATACGGTTTGCGGCGGAGAGCCGTTCAAGCCCCAAGCAGCTCGTTTACGTAAAAATCCTGAAATATTAATAGCAACGCCAGGCCGGTTAGTTGAGCATTTAGATAGGCAGAGTATTTCCCTTGAAGACATCGAGGTTCTCATCTTAGATGAAGCAGACCGTATGCTTGAGATGGGATTCGAAGAAGACATGAATCGCATTATTTCAGCCTGCCCTGAAGAGCGGCAATCGCTGCTGTTCTCTGCAACACTGGGCCATAAAAGCATGTCCTCTGTTGTTTCATCCTCACTAAAAGATCCCGAAAACTTAATGCTCACCAGCCGCCGAGCTGCGCACATTAACATTGCACAGCAAATAATCCCGGCTATTGATAACAGTTTGAAAGATAAGCAATTAGTCTGGCTACTTACACATGAGACTTATGAGAAAGCGATTGTCTTTGTCAACACAAAAGTACAAGCCGATCGTCTATCGGGCTACTTACGCTACAACAAGTTAAAAGCGGGTGTTATTCATGGGGATCTCACCCAGGAACAGCGCAAGCATGCAATGAACCTGCTAAAAATTGGGAAAATTGACATCTTGGTTGCCACCGATGTAGCCGCGCGCGGTCTGGATGTGGACGGTATCGACCTAGTTATCAACTATGAAATGGCACGCAAAGGTGACGAACACACTCACCGTGTAGGAAGAACGGGTCGCGCAGGGCGCCAAGGCTTGGCGATTTCACTCATCAGCCCTAATGAATGGAACCTCATGTCAAGCATTGAGCGTTATCTCAAGACTCACTTCGAGAAACGTACCATTAAAGGCCTTGAAGGTAGTTATTTGGGGCCGAAAAAGCTGAAAGCCTCTGGCAAAGCCGCAGGGCCAAAAAAGAAAAAGACAGCGGAGAAAAAACTAAGTAAGACAAAAGCGGCGCCTAAGAAGAGAGCCGGGAAGCGGCCTTCATCTCCGTCGGCACCGATTGATGATGGTTTTTCCCCTTTCAAAAAGCGATAG
- a CDS encoding DUF1127 domain-containing protein — protein sequence MTFLGLIKAGFDALQQRAAAAYTYQSMEHLDDRLLRDVGLVRQGNRVVSINADFLNGAQKTSPSIVMDSQELKTTSVICSRLGTNDVAVLLTPDKSTPPMGAGG from the coding sequence ATGACATTTTTAGGATTAATTAAAGCGGGCTTCGATGCACTCCAACAGCGTGCGGCTGCAGCATATACTTATCAATCAATGGAACATCTTGATGATCGCTTACTCAGAGATGTGGGGCTTGTTCGACAGGGTAACCGGGTTGTATCGATTAATGCTGATTTCTTAAACGGTGCGCAAAAAACGAGCCCTTCCATAGTAATGGATAGTCAGGAACTAAAGACCACCTCGGTAATCTGTTCGCGTTTAGGCACTAATGATGTAGCCGTTCTACTTACACCGGACAAATCTACTCCACCTATGGGAGCCGGCGGTTAG
- a CDS encoding DEAD/DEAH box helicase: MTAFSDLHLCPELQFTLQSLGYDKPTPIQEKAIPLILEGKDLLAEAQTGTGKTAGFALPMIERLSKTPAAPDYHHIRGLVLTPTRELAVQVGDHTLAYGKHLGMRVISLYGGARFDNQIRKMKRGADILVATPGRLLEMVSQKKISLAQVEILVLDEADRMLDLGFIHDIKKIMSFIPAQRQTLLFSATFNPAIESLADTLLKSPVKVSTSTRNTTAKLVQQKAYKVDNSDKSDILSFLIDGCQWSQTLVFTRTKRRADMVCDYLNAEGISAVAMHGDKLQRERNAALSAFVNGEVRVMVATDVAARGLDIESLPQVINYDLPNLPEAYVHRIGRTGRAGKEGTAISLVAPDEKNYLADICQLISKQIPLQAVPTIENGKLIDAKKSAHNPPPKRRKNKSGKANHLKTNRTKAATSKKVPNESVTQEGNGKNTSPRRHAGRRSLFDH, encoded by the coding sequence ATGACTGCGTTTTCTGACCTACATTTATGCCCTGAACTGCAATTTACACTGCAATCATTAGGCTACGACAAGCCTACGCCTATCCAAGAAAAGGCTATCCCGCTAATTTTAGAAGGCAAAGATTTGTTAGCAGAAGCTCAAACCGGCACTGGCAAAACAGCCGGGTTCGCGCTTCCGATGATAGAAAGGCTTAGCAAAACCCCAGCCGCCCCAGATTATCATCATATTCGCGGTCTGGTACTTACCCCCACACGCGAGCTAGCGGTCCAGGTTGGTGACCACACACTCGCCTATGGTAAACACCTAGGTATGCGAGTTATATCGCTGTACGGGGGAGCTCGGTTTGATAACCAAATCCGTAAAATGAAACGCGGAGCCGACATATTAGTTGCAACACCCGGCCGCTTATTGGAAATGGTCAGCCAGAAAAAGATTTCTTTAGCACAGGTAGAGATACTCGTACTAGACGAAGCTGACCGCATGCTGGATCTGGGCTTTATCCACGATATTAAAAAAATCATGTCTTTTATCCCTGCACAACGCCAGACACTCTTATTTTCGGCGACCTTCAACCCTGCTATAGAGTCGCTAGCCGATACGTTATTAAAATCACCGGTTAAAGTCAGTACATCTACTCGCAACACTACCGCTAAATTGGTGCAGCAAAAAGCGTATAAAGTCGATAACAGTGATAAATCCGACATCTTGAGTTTTTTAATTGACGGTTGCCAATGGTCACAAACACTTGTTTTCACTCGCACAAAACGGCGAGCTGACATGGTATGCGACTATTTAAATGCCGAAGGTATTTCGGCTGTCGCCATGCATGGCGACAAACTCCAGCGTGAGCGAAATGCCGCACTCAGTGCATTTGTAAATGGCGAAGTGCGTGTCATGGTAGCAACCGATGTAGCGGCCCGAGGCTTAGATATTGAATCCTTACCACAAGTGATTAACTATGATCTGCCCAACCTGCCTGAAGCTTACGTACACAGAATTGGCCGCACAGGACGAGCGGGAAAAGAAGGCACAGCTATTTCTTTGGTCGCACCTGATGAGAAAAACTACCTCGCTGATATCTGCCAGCTCATAAGCAAGCAAATCCCTTTACAAGCCGTCCCCACAATTGAGAACGGCAAGCTGATTGATGCCAAAAAGTCAGCGCATAATCCGCCCCCTAAACGGCGCAAAAATAAGTCTGGAAAAGCCAACCATTTAAAAACTAACCGAACCAAGGCTGCAACGTCCAAAAAAGTGCCTAACGAGTCAGTTACGCAAGAGGGTAACGGCAAAAATACTTCGCCTCGTCGCCATGCCGGCCGACGCTCTCTTTTTGATCATTAA
- a CDS encoding 2OG-Fe(II) oxygenase — MSDLVLNHLAEQLYLQGYCVVNDLLPLTLIESLTRRITHPDAILEPAGIGRLDDHHINQTIRTDTIHWLDPKHTIDALYLSAMEALRLAINKRLFLGLFDYESHFAHYPPNGFYKKHQDAFTGQSNRILTTVLYLNNQWSENDGGELIIYNISGDQIMCVEPKAGCFVIFLSDEFPHEVIKTKKDRYSIAGWFRINSSTEHKVDPPL, encoded by the coding sequence ATGTCTGACCTTGTGTTAAACCATTTGGCCGAACAACTATACCTGCAAGGTTATTGTGTCGTTAACGACCTTTTACCGTTAACCCTCATCGAGAGTCTAACGAGACGCATAACTCACCCTGACGCGATTCTAGAACCGGCAGGTATTGGACGACTTGATGATCATCATATTAATCAGACGATTCGAACGGATACCATTCATTGGCTTGATCCAAAACACACTATTGATGCACTGTATTTATCCGCTATGGAAGCCCTTCGCTTAGCCATTAACAAGCGTCTATTCCTAGGTTTATTTGATTACGAATCCCACTTTGCGCATTACCCGCCCAACGGATTCTATAAAAAACACCAAGATGCTTTTACCGGACAATCAAACCGGATACTAACAACCGTGTTGTATTTAAATAACCAGTGGTCAGAAAATGACGGCGGTGAACTCATCATATACAACATCAGCGGCGATCAGATTATGTGTGTGGAACCCAAGGCCGGATGCTTTGTTATCTTTTTGAGCGATGAGTTCCCTCATGAAGTAATAAAAACGAAAAAAGATCGATACAGCATCGCTGGATGGTTTCGAATTAACAGCTCAACCGAACATAAAGTCGATCCGCCGCTGTAG
- a CDS encoding DUF4332 domain-containing protein, whose product MAKLTDIKGITEASATKLKEAGATTQEKFLEVCGDKKGRKEVASASGLDEKDILAWLNRADLARIKGVSTAYADLLELAGVDTVPELAQRNGANLHAKMVEINTEQSIVVQMPSSNQVEGWVTQAKELPRAIHY is encoded by the coding sequence ATGGCTAAGCTGACCGACATTAAAGGCATTACAGAAGCAAGCGCAACAAAATTAAAAGAAGCAGGCGCGACAACTCAGGAAAAATTCCTTGAGGTTTGTGGTGATAAAAAGGGCCGTAAAGAGGTAGCAAGCGCTTCTGGCTTAGACGAAAAAGATATTTTAGCGTGGCTAAACCGTGCTGACTTGGCACGCATCAAAGGGGTAAGCACAGCTTATGCCGATTTACTTGAGTTAGCAGGTGTAGACACCGTACCGGAACTTGCGCAACGTAATGGTGCTAACTTACACGCCAAAATGGTAGAAATTAATACTGAGCAATCCATCGTTGTTCAAATGCCTTCTAGCAACCAAGTTGAAGGCTGGGTAACTCAAGCTAAAGAGCTACCGCGCGCTATCCACTATTAA
- the mscL gene encoding large-conductance mechanosensitive channel protein MscL, which translates to MSFIKEFKEFAVKGNVMDMAVGIIIGAAFGKIVSSFVGDIVMPPIGMLMGGVDFSDLAYILKPAEGEIAAVSINYGKFIQTVLDFLIVAMAVFMAIKSINSMKRKEEEAPQEPEADPEPTKEEVLLSEIRDILRTK; encoded by the coding sequence GTGAGCTTTATAAAGGAATTTAAGGAATTTGCAGTTAAAGGCAACGTCATGGATATGGCGGTGGGTATTATCATTGGGGCAGCCTTTGGTAAAATCGTATCATCATTTGTGGGTGATATTGTTATGCCGCCAATCGGTATGTTAATGGGTGGGGTCGACTTTTCTGACCTGGCCTATATTTTGAAGCCTGCTGAAGGTGAAATAGCGGCTGTTTCGATTAACTACGGTAAATTTATCCAAACAGTACTGGATTTCTTGATTGTAGCGATGGCTGTTTTCATGGCGATTAAGTCAATCAACTCTATGAAGCGCAAGGAAGAAGAAGCGCCGCAAGAGCCAGAAGCAGATCCTGAGCCTACTAAAGAAGAAGTTCTATTAAGCGAAATACGCGATATTCTTCGTACTAAGTAA
- a CDS encoding putative bifunctional diguanylate cyclase/phosphodiesterase, whose translation MSFTKQFIHFLVKLPALTGGVIFLLLLVLAYFFIKSESDQIIAEQKISSLGQVGVFRAQIERDINSVLAVLKALKAEVAVDMDLSEEHFPTVARELLLENKLLTHLNIAPDLTIKYIFPSEGKEHLIGTSYNVYSRQMPLIQEAIKHRNLAVSSPQVLSDDSTAIVARYPIFIETDEEPFFWGIVSALIDQNDLFAALLNESDLGGYRVAVGELGDEGGMKTVFVGDSSVLEQEPVIDVIQLPIKRWFLAATPVEGWSVPSSRLWMMWGLSVVVSGFIACGVFLLGRVYNDKTRAVNTANYRANYDVLTGLPNRYHFSQRLNSLIREVKREEQGFAVFFIDIDYFKQINDSAGHAIGDQLLIEFSDRLKQSARDSDIVARLAGDEFVVVLRNIEDVIQADLLAEKMQKKITQPFNMNNRQYSISASMGIAMYPLDGDDVSSLLLHSDQAMYAAKRAGRNGYFFFNEGMQDEAEHFLDVHNNILKGIQENQFVLHYQPIMSLNSGRIVKCEALIRWKHPDKGLMQPDEFIPIAERTGAIRELGNWVLKQACKDHRKFMENDIDIQIAINRSVNEFYSTRAYEKWKAIIRENGIDCRKLVFEITESLFMDKHVNRINVVSALRKMGIEFAVDDFGTGYSAINYLRSYPVNYLKIDKSFIQDLLHDEQDRTLVEVIVKMGTALNIGVIAEGVENDGQVDVLRSFGCEYIQGYWLAPALPIEQAIAFCQDAQDSLLSSVRGTDKPNDD comes from the coding sequence ATGAGTTTTACTAAGCAATTTATTCACTTTTTAGTTAAGCTCCCAGCGCTGACAGGAGGTGTTATCTTCCTCTTGTTGCTGGTTTTAGCTTACTTTTTCATTAAAAGTGAATCTGATCAAATTATTGCAGAGCAGAAAATATCTTCGCTTGGGCAAGTCGGTGTGTTTCGTGCTCAAATCGAGCGGGATATCAACTCAGTTTTAGCTGTACTTAAAGCGCTAAAAGCTGAAGTTGCCGTTGATATGGATTTATCTGAAGAACATTTCCCGACTGTTGCGCGTGAACTTTTATTAGAAAATAAATTGCTCACACATCTCAATATCGCTCCAGACCTAACCATTAAGTACATTTTTCCGTCGGAAGGAAAAGAGCATTTAATTGGCACTAGCTACAATGTTTATTCGCGACAAATGCCACTTATTCAAGAGGCTATAAAGCATCGTAACTTAGCGGTTTCGTCCCCTCAAGTATTGAGCGATGATTCAACAGCGATTGTTGCGCGTTATCCTATATTCATTGAAACCGATGAAGAGCCTTTTTTTTGGGGGATCGTGTCAGCATTAATTGATCAAAATGATTTATTTGCTGCGCTTCTAAATGAAAGTGATCTAGGGGGCTATCGAGTAGCCGTCGGGGAGCTAGGTGACGAAGGGGGTATGAAAACTGTGTTCGTTGGTGATTCTTCCGTCTTGGAACAAGAACCTGTTATCGATGTAATTCAGTTACCTATCAAACGTTGGTTTTTAGCCGCTACTCCAGTTGAAGGGTGGTCCGTTCCTAGTTCTAGATTATGGATGATGTGGGGGCTGTCTGTCGTTGTTTCTGGCTTCATTGCTTGTGGTGTTTTTTTGTTAGGTCGGGTTTATAACGACAAAACACGTGCGGTCAATACAGCGAATTACCGTGCTAATTACGACGTGCTAACGGGCTTGCCAAACCGGTATCATTTTAGTCAACGCCTTAATTCATTAATCCGTGAAGTAAAGCGTGAAGAGCAAGGCTTCGCCGTTTTCTTTATAGATATTGATTACTTTAAACAAATAAATGATAGCGCAGGCCATGCCATAGGAGATCAGCTACTGATCGAGTTCTCTGATCGGCTTAAACAATCGGCGCGTGATAGCGATATTGTAGCTCGTTTGGCTGGTGACGAGTTTGTGGTTGTATTAAGGAATATCGAAGACGTAATTCAAGCGGATTTACTGGCCGAGAAAATGCAGAAAAAGATAACTCAGCCCTTTAATATGAATAACCGCCAATACAGCATTTCCGCCAGTATGGGGATTGCCATGTATCCTCTGGATGGAGATGACGTATCAAGCTTATTACTACACTCTGATCAGGCGATGTATGCTGCCAAGCGTGCAGGTCGCAACGGATATTTCTTTTTCAATGAGGGCATGCAAGATGAAGCCGAGCATTTTCTGGATGTGCACAATAACATTTTAAAAGGTATTCAAGAGAACCAATTCGTTCTGCATTACCAGCCCATCATGAGCTTAAATAGTGGTCGTATTGTTAAATGTGAGGCGTTGATCCGCTGGAAGCATCCTGACAAAGGGCTGATGCAACCCGATGAGTTTATACCAATCGCAGAGCGCACCGGTGCCATTCGAGAGCTCGGTAACTGGGTCCTTAAACAAGCGTGTAAAGATCACCGTAAGTTTATGGAAAATGATATTGATATTCAGATTGCTATCAACCGTTCGGTGAATGAGTTTTATTCGACTCGCGCTTACGAGAAGTGGAAAGCGATCATTCGAGAAAACGGTATCGATTGCCGTAAACTAGTATTCGAAATTACCGAATCTTTATTTATGGATAAGCATGTCAATCGAATCAATGTTGTGTCCGCGCTTCGGAAAATGGGGATTGAATTTGCTGTAGACGATTTTGGAACAGGCTACTCGGCTATTAATTACTTACGCAGCTACCCCGTTAACTACTTAAAAATTGATAAAAGCTTCATTCAGGATTTACTGCATGATGAGCAAGATCGAACGCTGGTCGAGGTCATTGTTAAAATGGGGACGGCGCTCAATATAGGGGTGATAGCAGAGGGGGTCGAAAACGATGGGCAAGTTGATGTGCTTCGTTCTTTTGGGTGTGAATACATTCAAGGTTATTGGCTAGCTCCTGCATTACCAATAGAGCAAGCTATTGCCTTCTGCCAAGACGCTCAGGATAGCCTGCTAAGCAGCGTGAGAGGAACCGATAAGCCCAATGATGATTGA
- a CDS encoding DMT family transporter has product MWLWIPFTIFAAFMQSWRNAFQKQLSQDVNTTGVTLARFIYAGPLAALYVLALYTWQPVAMPHLSGLFWVYVVLASVAQIFATSLMVMLFRLRNYAIGVGLAKSEAVMAAILGALFFGAPLSALAWMGVFIGGLAIWLMSNPGSFRDISLSTVVTGLGSGLCFALTVLWVREASLLLELPFPYSAAWVLVAVITTQTIILISWLLVRDKQTLVALWKRPKLTLTISLFSCLGSLGWFTAMSLQTAAMVKTLGQIEVLFTLMISVIWFREKLKPKDKIGLALIVIGAIFVMLA; this is encoded by the coding sequence ATGTGGCTTTGGATACCCTTTACGATTTTCGCTGCTTTTATGCAGTCTTGGCGCAACGCTTTTCAAAAACAACTCAGTCAAGATGTGAACACTACCGGTGTAACACTGGCTCGCTTTATTTATGCAGGCCCATTGGCCGCTTTATATGTACTTGCATTGTATACGTGGCAACCTGTCGCCATGCCGCATTTAAGCGGTCTATTTTGGGTGTATGTCGTATTAGCTTCCGTCGCGCAAATATTTGCCACTAGCTTAATGGTTATGCTGTTTCGCTTGCGTAACTATGCGATAGGCGTGGGATTAGCAAAAAGTGAAGCCGTAATGGCCGCTATTTTGGGCGCCCTATTCTTTGGTGCTCCGCTCAGTGCCTTGGCCTGGATGGGTGTATTTATTGGAGGCTTAGCCATTTGGTTAATGAGCAATCCCGGATCATTTAGGGATATTTCCCTATCAACAGTCGTCACAGGGCTAGGCAGTGGATTATGTTTCGCTTTAACCGTTTTATGGGTGCGCGAAGCCAGCTTACTTTTAGAGCTACCCTTCCCCTACAGCGCCGCTTGGGTACTCGTGGCGGTTATAACCACACAAACAATAATTCTCATTAGTTGGCTCTTAGTGAGGGATAAGCAAACACTTGTCGCTCTTTGGAAAAGACCAAAGCTTACTCTGACCATTAGCCTATTTAGCTGTTTAGGATCATTGGGGTGGTTTACCGCCATGAGCTTACAAACAGCCGCTATGGTAAAAACATTAGGGCAAATAGAAGTGTTATTTACCCTAATGATTTCTGTTATTTGGTTTCGCGAAAAGCTAAAACCAAAAGATAAAATAGGGTTAGCATTAATTGTTATCGGCGCTATTTTTGTGATGCTTGCTTAG
- a CDS encoding DUF1289 domain-containing protein — translation MIDSPCVRRCCLDDKDICIGCLRSLSEIRSWPQADEPAKKRILANVERRKANTFLKLIP, via the coding sequence ATGATTGATTCTCCCTGTGTGCGCCGTTGTTGCCTCGACGATAAAGATATTTGTATCGGTTGCTTACGCTCGCTAAGCGAGATACGCAGCTGGCCTCAAGCTGATGAGCCCGCCAAAAAACGCATTTTAGCCAACGTAGAGCGGCGTAAAGCGAATACTTTTTTGAAGCTAATTCCTTAA